In the genome of Bradyrhizobium sp. CB3481, the window ACGATGGCGGCCTGGTCCTTCAACTGCATGGTGCTCTCCCTGACAAGCTCTTGTGCAAATTTGGTTACAGCGTGATGACCTGCGCCGGCGGCGCGGGTGAATAGATTTGTTCGATCAGCGCGCTGCGGTTGTCCAGCACGGCGCGCTGGTTGATCGAGCCCTTATCGGTGACTTCGCCGCGATCGATCGACAGCGGCGTATCCAGCAGCACGGCACGGGTGATCCGGGTCGAGGAGCCGGTGGCTTCGGCGAGAAACTTCCGAAACCGTTCGCGGAACGCCTCGATGATCAGCGGATCGGATGCCACTGCAGTCAAATCGTCCAGCGGAAGCGTGGGATTGATCAGGCGGCAGCCGTCGAGATCGAGCACCACCAGCGCCGAAATCTCGTCGCGGTTGATGCCCGCGATCACGACGTCGCGGACCAGCGGCGCGCAGGCCGCGACGAAGCGCGCCCGCAGCGGGCCGACGCTGACCCAGGTGCCGCTGGCGAGCTTGAAATCTTCACCGATGCGGCCGTCGAAATCGAAGCCGGCGTCAAAGTTCACTGGGTCGGCGGGCTTGAGCGCGTCGCCCATCCTGTAGAAGCCTTCCTCGTCAAAACACTTCGCGGTGATGTCGGGCTGGCGCCAATAGCCCGGCATCACGTTCGGTCCTTTGGCGCGAACCTCGAGCTTGCCGTTGTTGGGCACGAGCTTGGCGTCATTGCCGAGCACCGGCAGGCCGACATGGCCGGAGCGGCTCGTGTGCGGATTGACCGACATGAAGAATGGCGCGGTCTCGGTCGCGCCAAGCCCGGTCAGCATCGGCACCCGATAGCCGGTCTCGCGAACCGAGAGTTCGTCGAGGCTGTTCCAGACGAAGGCCGACAGCGCAGCGCCCGAGAAGAACATCGCATGCAGGCGGGCGAAGAATTTTTTGCGTAAGGCGGCGTCGTCGCGCAGATAGGGTAATAGCGATTCATAGCCCTTGGGCACGTTGAAATAGACGGTGGGCGAAATCTCCTGGAGATTGCGCACGGTCTCCTCGATGCCGCCGGGCATCGGCTTACCCTCGTCGAGATACATCGAGCCGCCATTGTACAGCGTGAGCCCGATATTGTGGTTGCCGCCAAAGGTGTGATTCCATGGCAGCCAGTCGACGATAACCGGCGGCTCGTCCTTGAGGAACGCCAGCGTCTCGCGCAGCATCACTTGGTTGGCGCAGATCATGCGCTGGGTGTTGATGACAGCCTTGGGATTGCCGGTCGAGCCCGACGTCAGCAGGAATTTTGCAATCGTGTCCGGGCCGATCGCCTCGTGCTGCGCGTCGAGACGCGGATGTAGCGGCGTCGCCACCAGATCGGCAAGCGTTGTGACGTCACGGCCCGCCACCGCACCGCGGGAGGCAGCGATCTCGGTCCCGAACGAGACGTTGGCGGCGAGCGCATCGGAAAATTTCGTGGCGTCATCGGCGAAGACGAGGCCCGGCGTCAGCAGCTTCATCAGATAGCCGAGCTTGCCGTAGTCACGCGACACCAGCGAATAGGCCGGCGATACCGGGCAGAACGGAATGCCGGCATAGAGCGCGCCGAACGCGACCAGCGCATGGTCGATCGAATTGCCGGAGAGGATGACGACCGGCTTCTCGGCGGAGAGACCGCGCGCCAGCAGCGCGGAGGCGATGTGCCGCGAGGAGGCGAGCAGTTCGGCATAGGTGATCTGCCGCCAGCCCCGCGCCGCGTTGCGCTCCGCCATGAACACACGATCAGGCGCGGTGGCGGCCCAATGGTGCAGGCGATCGGTGATGCGGATCGGATAGTCGCGCAATTGCGCCTTCGGGCGCAGATAGATGGTGCCGTCGTCGCGGCGCTCGACATGCACGGCGGGCGTGCCGAACGAGATCGGGCGCAGCGGATGATCGCCGGCGCGGGCTGGGTCAGTGGCGGCGGACATGCTGGGCTGGGCGCTCATGTCAGGTCGGCTTCACCTTTGCGGTCTTGTGATCGAGAAAGGCGCGAATGCGGCGCTTGGCTTCCTTGTCGCTCTGCGCCACCGTCGCCATCAGCGACTCCATCAAGAGACCGGTCTGCGGATTGGCCTCGGCGATCATCGGCAGCGCCTGCAGCACGGCGAAATTGGTCAGCGGCGCATTCGCAGCGACGCGTTCGGCAAGCTCCAGCGCCTTGGGCAGCGCGCCGCCCTCCTCGGTGAGGTACTGCGAGAAGCCATAGGACGAACCCTCGGTGGCCGAATAGACCCGCCCCGTCAGCATCATGTCGATCATCCGCGCCACGCCGATCAGGCGCGGCAGCCGCACCGAACCGCCGCCGCCGACAAAGATGCCGCGCTGGCCCTCGGGCAGCGCGAAATAGGCACTGGGCTCGGCGACACGGATATGCGCCGCGCAGGCCAGTTCCAGGCCGCCGCCGATCACCGCCCCCTTCAGTGCCGCGATCACGGGGACGCGGCTATATTGGATGCGGTCGAACACCCGGTGCCACATCTGCGAATGGCGCAGGCCCTCGGTGGCGTCATGCTCGGTGAGTTCGGACAGATCGAGGCCGGAGGAGAAATGATCGCCAATGCCGTGGACGACCACGGCGCCGATGCCCTCGGGGAGATTGGAGAAGCAATCCTGGATCGCGAGGATGATGCCGTCGTTCAGCGCGTTGCGCTTGGCCGGACGGTTGAGGCCGACGGTCAGCACCGCGCCCTTCTGCTCGATCTTGAGCAGGTCGGACTGACCCGCAGCGGCGGTGGCGTCGGCGTTTCCCATGGGCTCTTATTGCTTCCTGTCCAGAATAGTTATGTTTTATAACGATTTTAGGATAGGGGAGTCAAGCTGGGTGTTGGCGCGTCCGGTCGGGATTGCGAACAATGGGTAGAGCGCAGCCCGACTATCCAGGCGTCGGTAGATATGCCCGAGATCGCGAAGTCATATTCCGCTGTCGTCACCCGCGCAGGCGGGTGACCTAGTATTCCAGAGACCTAGTATTCCAGAGAAAGCAGTGATCAAGCCGATAAGCCGCGGCGTACTGGTTCCCCGCCTTCGCGGGGATGACATTTGAGTATGGTGGCGCTGTCTACGCGTCATGCGAGCGCAGCGAAGCAATCCATGCCTCGACTCGGGGATGGATGGATTGCTCCGTCGCTACGCTCCTCGCAACGACGCGGCGAGAGCGGTCGCTCACAACACCTGATGCACATCTATAACCACGCGGTCGGCGTGGCGGGACGCGGAGGCGATGAAGAGGTTCTCCATCAGCCAACGATAGTTGGGCGCGCCGGTCTCGAATTTCGGCACGGTGCGGAAATAGATCAGTTTGGGATCGACCGGCTCGCCGCGCTTGAGCTTTTGCAGGAGATCGACCGGGCCGAAACGCAGACCCTTGTTCTCGACATAGACGACCGCGCCGTCGTCGGTCTCGAAGGCGTACTTGGCTTCCAGCTCGATCAGTTCGTTCGGGCGGATGATC includes:
- a CDS encoding feruloyl-CoA synthase, encoding MSAQPSMSAATDPARAGDHPLRPISFGTPAVHVERRDDGTIYLRPKAQLRDYPIRITDRLHHWAATAPDRVFMAERNAARGWRQITYAELLASSRHIASALLARGLSAEKPVVILSGNSIDHALVAFGALYAGIPFCPVSPAYSLVSRDYGKLGYLMKLLTPGLVFADDATKFSDALAANVSFGTEIAASRGAVAGRDVTTLADLVATPLHPRLDAQHEAIGPDTIAKFLLTSGSTGNPKAVINTQRMICANQVMLRETLAFLKDEPPVIVDWLPWNHTFGGNHNIGLTLYNGGSMYLDEGKPMPGGIEETVRNLQEISPTVYFNVPKGYESLLPYLRDDAALRKKFFARLHAMFFSGAALSAFVWNSLDELSVRETGYRVPMLTGLGATETAPFFMSVNPHTSRSGHVGLPVLGNDAKLVPNNGKLEVRAKGPNVMPGYWRQPDITAKCFDEEGFYRMGDALKPADPVNFDAGFDFDGRIGEDFKLASGTWVSVGPLRARFVAACAPLVRDVVIAGINRDEISALVVLDLDGCRLINPTLPLDDLTAVASDPLIIEAFRERFRKFLAEATGSSTRITRAVLLDTPLSIDRGEVTDKGSINQRAVLDNRSALIEQIYSPAPPAQVITL
- a CDS encoding crotonase/enoyl-CoA hydratase family protein, whose translation is MGNADATAAAGQSDLLKIEQKGAVLTVGLNRPAKRNALNDGIILAIQDCFSNLPEGIGAVVVHGIGDHFSSGLDLSELTEHDATEGLRHSQMWHRVFDRIQYSRVPVIAALKGAVIGGGLELACAAHIRVAEPSAYFALPEGQRGIFVGGGGSVRLPRLIGVARMIDMMLTGRVYSATEGSSYGFSQYLTEEGGALPKALELAERVAANAPLTNFAVLQALPMIAEANPQTGLLMESLMATVAQSDKEAKRRIRAFLDHKTAKVKPT
- a CDS encoding DUF3237 domain-containing protein, whose protein sequence is MTPQLETRYVFTITARIGEVTSAGEIGTGVRRIIPITGGEVKGESINGKVLPFGADFQIIRPNELIELEAKYAFETDDGAVVYVENKGLRFGPVDLLQKLKRGEPVDPKLIYFRTVPKFETGAPNYRWLMENLFIASASRHADRVVIDVHQVL